One window of the Streptomyces sp. NBC_00259 genome contains the following:
- a CDS encoding VIT1/CCC1 transporter family protein, translating to MTEPTHHEAHHEPHDESLGTRLNWLRAAVLGANDGIVSTAGLVVGVAGATSDRGALLTAGLAGLLAGSMSMAAGEYVSVSTQRDSERAALALEKRELREQPEAELDELTDLLADRGLSRDVAREAAVQLTERDAFRAHARVELGIDPDQLANPWHAAGASFLAFTVGALLPLLAIVLPPSSARLWVTVGSVLVALTFTGWWSARLGNAPAGRAMARNVAGGALAMGVTYAAGSLLGASGV from the coding sequence CACACCACGAGCCTCATGACGAATCCCTCGGCACCCGCCTCAACTGGCTGCGCGCCGCGGTCCTCGGCGCCAACGACGGCATCGTCTCCACCGCGGGACTCGTCGTCGGCGTCGCGGGCGCGACGAGCGACCGCGGCGCGCTTCTCACGGCCGGCCTCGCCGGACTGCTCGCCGGCTCCATGTCCATGGCGGCCGGCGAGTACGTCTCCGTCTCCACTCAACGCGACTCCGAACGCGCGGCGCTGGCGCTGGAGAAGCGCGAACTGCGCGAACAGCCGGAGGCCGAACTCGACGAGCTGACCGACCTGCTGGCCGACCGAGGCCTCTCCCGCGACGTCGCCCGCGAGGCCGCGGTCCAGCTCACCGAACGCGACGCGTTCCGCGCCCACGCCCGCGTGGAGCTCGGTATCGACCCGGACCAGCTCGCCAACCCCTGGCACGCGGCGGGCGCGAGCTTCCTCGCCTTCACCGTGGGCGCCCTGCTCCCTCTGCTCGCGATCGTGCTGCCGCCGTCCTCGGCCCGGCTGTGGGTGACCGTCGGCTCGGTGCTCGTCGCGCTGACCTTCACCGGCTGGTGGAGCGCCCGGCTCGGCAACGCCCCGGCGGGCCGGGCGATGGCGCGGAACGTGGCCGGGGGAGCGCTGGCGATGGGGGTGACGTAC